The following proteins are encoded in a genomic region of Impatiens glandulifera unplaced genomic scaffold, dImpGla2.1, whole genome shotgun sequence:
- the LOC124917360 gene encoding two-component response regulator ORR3-like isoform X1, which translates to MGMAVQSKFHVLAVDDSVIDRRLIEMLLKTSSYQVTTVDSGTKALEFLGWHEEGLIDPNHQSVPPNIHQQEVEVNMIITDYCMPGMTGYDLLKKIKESSSLKDIPVVIMSSENVPSRISRCLEEGAEEFFLKPVKKSDVNKLSRMMRTKHHHHHHNNNIEKEVEGKNHDEELLVGGETEKSDIQTQQLHQCKSNNKRKVMEEGLNSPDRTRPRFDELAVAN; encoded by the exons ATGGGTATGGCTGTTCAATCTAAGTTTCATGTGTTGGCCGTTGATGACAGTGTTATAGATAGAAGATTGATTGAGATGCTCCTCAAGACTTCTTCTTATCAAG TTACCACTGTGGATTCCGGCACCAAGGCTTTAGAATTTCTGGGTTGGCATGAAGAGGGCCTAATCGATCCAAATCACCAATCTGTTCCTCCAAACATTCATCAG CAGGAAGTTGAGGTGAATATGATAATCACGGATTACTGTATGCCTGGAATGACCGGATATGATTTGCTCAAGAAAATTAAG GAATCTTCATCTCTCAAAGACATACCAGTTGTGATCATGTCATCTGAGAATGTTCCTTCGAGAATAAGCAG ATGCTTAGAGGAAGGAGCTGAAGAATTCTTTCTAAAACCTGTGAAAAAATCAGACGTGAACAAGTTGTCTCGCATGATGAGAACCAAAcatcatcaccatcatcataataataacattgagAAAGAAGTAGAAGGAAAAAATCATGATGAGGAATTATTAGTAGGAGGAGAAACAGAGAAATCAGATATCCAAACGCAACAGCTTCATCAATGCAAAAGCAACAACAAAAGGAAAGTCATGGAAGAAGGTCTTAATTCACCTGATAGAACAAGGCCTAGATTCGATGAGCTAGCCGTTGCTAATTAA
- the LOC124917360 gene encoding two-component response regulator ORR3-like isoform X2, with the protein MGMAVQSKFHVLAVDDSVIDRRLIEMLLKTSSYQVTTVDSGTKALEFLGWHEEGLIDPNHQSVPPNIHQEVEVNMIITDYCMPGMTGYDLLKKIKESSSLKDIPVVIMSSENVPSRISRCLEEGAEEFFLKPVKKSDVNKLSRMMRTKHHHHHHNNNIEKEVEGKNHDEELLVGGETEKSDIQTQQLHQCKSNNKRKVMEEGLNSPDRTRPRFDELAVAN; encoded by the exons ATGGGTATGGCTGTTCAATCTAAGTTTCATGTGTTGGCCGTTGATGACAGTGTTATAGATAGAAGATTGATTGAGATGCTCCTCAAGACTTCTTCTTATCAAG TTACCACTGTGGATTCCGGCACCAAGGCTTTAGAATTTCTGGGTTGGCATGAAGAGGGCCTAATCGATCCAAATCACCAATCTGTTCCTCCAAACATTCATCAG GAAGTTGAGGTGAATATGATAATCACGGATTACTGTATGCCTGGAATGACCGGATATGATTTGCTCAAGAAAATTAAG GAATCTTCATCTCTCAAAGACATACCAGTTGTGATCATGTCATCTGAGAATGTTCCTTCGAGAATAAGCAG ATGCTTAGAGGAAGGAGCTGAAGAATTCTTTCTAAAACCTGTGAAAAAATCAGACGTGAACAAGTTGTCTCGCATGATGAGAACCAAAcatcatcaccatcatcataataataacattgagAAAGAAGTAGAAGGAAAAAATCATGATGAGGAATTATTAGTAGGAGGAGAAACAGAGAAATCAGATATCCAAACGCAACAGCTTCATCAATGCAAAAGCAACAACAAAAGGAAAGTCATGGAAGAAGGTCTTAATTCACCTGATAGAACAAGGCCTAGATTCGATGAGCTAGCCGTTGCTAATTAA